In the genome of Thiomicrospira aerophila AL3, one region contains:
- a CDS encoding exopolysaccharide biosynthesis polyprenyl glycosylphosphotransferase, which yields MKPIPKYRSRLPLFLYALIDLTFPLFLLYGLHALLLDQAWLEKYTWLGGLAGIAMVIGVRLLRGYSRYSERSIAQKLALIFKVWMLTVLLLIFLAFLHLVAQDYSRKLVISWAIITPFVLLLLRLLVNRFCYAVDANPIRVVLLEEYAFTDFERSRLAQQNVEFEVLAFDEQADWLQKVRDTQPDYVLLNTHQQPQSDLIKDLTHLELDGVRLIKMEQFMETFLRKCYVDYQTVNLDYLQEVTAYSRLNYALKRMVDVSAALSLLLLTWPVMIYAMIRIRQESPGPVIFSQKRVGLFGKEFTLYKFRSMHLDAEKEGAKFAEKDDPRAYGFGAFMRKTRIDELPQLWNVLKGDIHFIGPRPERKVFTDELEKDIPFYHERHLVAPGISGWAQVMYPYGSCVEDARQKLMYDLYYIKNWSIWLEIETLIRTVGVVLGKKGL from the coding sequence ATGAAACCCATTCCTAAATACCGTTCGCGTTTACCGCTGTTTTTGTATGCCTTGATTGATTTAACTTTTCCGTTGTTTTTGTTGTACGGTTTGCATGCCCTGTTGCTAGACCAGGCCTGGTTAGAGAAGTATACCTGGTTGGGTGGTTTAGCCGGTATTGCGATGGTGATTGGGGTGCGCCTGTTGCGCGGTTATAGTCGCTATAGTGAACGTTCGATTGCACAAAAGCTGGCGTTGATATTTAAAGTTTGGATGTTGACGGTGCTGCTGCTTATCTTTTTGGCGTTTTTGCATTTGGTGGCGCAGGATTACAGTCGTAAGTTGGTGATCAGTTGGGCGATTATCACGCCGTTTGTGCTGTTGTTGTTGCGCTTGCTGGTGAATCGGTTTTGTTATGCGGTGGACGCGAATCCGATTCGGGTGGTGTTGCTTGAGGAGTATGCGTTTACGGATTTTGAAAGGTCGCGTTTGGCGCAGCAGAATGTTGAGTTTGAGGTGTTGGCATTTGATGAGCAGGCGGATTGGCTGCAAAAGGTACGCGACACGCAACCGGATTATGTATTGCTAAATACGCATCAACAACCGCAGTCTGACTTGATTAAGGATTTGACCCATTTGGAGCTGGATGGAGTGCGCTTGATTAAGATGGAACAGTTTATGGAAACCTTCTTGCGCAAGTGCTATGTGGATTATCAAACGGTGAACTTGGATTATCTGCAAGAGGTGACGGCTTACAGCCGATTGAATTATGCGTTGAAGCGCATGGTGGATGTGAGTGCTGCGTTGAGTTTGTTATTGCTGACTTGGCCGGTAATGATTTATGCCATGATACGGATTCGGCAAGAATCGCCAGGCCCGGTTATCTTTAGTCAAAAACGTGTTGGGTTATTTGGCAAGGAGTTCACGCTCTATAAATTTCGTTCGATGCATCTTGATGCTGAAAAAGAGGGCGCTAAGTTTGCCGAAAAAGATGATCCTCGTGCTTATGGGTTCGGGGCGTTTATGCGTAAAACCCGGATTGATGAGTTGCCACAGCTGTGGAATGTGCTAAAAGGCGATATCCATTTTATTGGACCTCGTCCAGAGCGTAAGGTGTTTACTGATGAGTTGGAAAAAGACATCCCGTTTTATCATGAACGCCATTTGGTTGCGCCGGGCATTTCCGGTTGGGCGCAAGTGATGTATCCCTATGGCTCCTGTGTGGAAGATGCGCGCCAAAAGCTGATGTACGATTTGTATTACATTAAAAACTGGAGCATTTGGCTGGAAATCGAAACCCTAATCCGCACAGTCGGCGTGGTACTTGGGAAAAAGGGGCTGTAA
- a CDS encoding dTDP-glucose 4,6-dehydratase, with amino-acid sequence MNILVTGGSGFIGSALIRFLIAHTEHQVMNLDKLTYAANPAALAEVESDPRYRFRQLDICDAAGVAQVMAEFEPDWVMHLAAESHVDRSIAGPAEFIQTNIVGTYNLLEQARAYWSKLAADKKADFRFHHISTDEVYGDLPHPDELDRHAALSMTNPVIAKSESEVAISSEAISKVQRLPLFTEQTAYAPSSPYSASKAGSDHLVRAWHRTYGLPVVVSNCSNNYGPYQHREKLIPQTIWNALQGKPIPLYGRGQQIRDWLYVDDHVRGLYRVVSSGQPGQTYNIGGHNEKRNLEVVKAICALLEEMAPSELNPNIDSYSCEPGSADSYHALIKFVADRPGHDLRYAIDASKIEATLGWRPSETFESGLRKTVRWYLDNQACCHPS; translated from the coding sequence ATGAATATTTTAGTGACCGGTGGTTCGGGTTTTATTGGCTCGGCTTTGATTCGTTTTTTGATTGCTCACACCGAGCATCAGGTGATGAATCTGGATAAGCTGACCTATGCCGCGAATCCGGCGGCGTTGGCTGAGGTTGAATCAGATCCGCGTTATCGTTTCCGACAGTTGGATATTTGTGACGCTGCCGGGGTGGCACAGGTTATGGCGGAGTTTGAGCCGGATTGGGTGATGCATTTGGCGGCCGAGTCGCATGTTGACCGTTCGATTGCCGGACCGGCTGAGTTTATTCAAACCAATATTGTCGGCACCTATAACTTGCTGGAGCAGGCACGCGCCTATTGGTCTAAGCTGGCTGCGGATAAAAAAGCCGATTTTCGTTTTCATCATATTTCGACTGATGAGGTCTATGGTGACTTGCCGCACCCGGACGAGCTAGATCGCCACGCTGCGCTCTCGATGACTAACCCTGTCATTGCGAAGAGCGAAAGCGAGGTGGCAATCTCCAGCGAAGCAATCTCTAAAGTGCAACGGCTACCCTTGTTCACCGAACAAACCGCTTATGCACCGAGTTCGCCTTATAGCGCCAGTAAGGCGGGTTCAGATCATTTGGTGCGTGCTTGGCATCGTACTTATGGTTTGCCGGTGGTGGTGTCGAACTGCTCGAACAATTACGGGCCTTATCAGCATCGTGAAAAACTGATTCCGCAGACGATTTGGAATGCGTTGCAGGGCAAGCCGATTCCGCTGTATGGGCGTGGCCAACAAATTCGTGATTGGTTGTATGTGGACGATCATGTGCGTGGGTTATACCGGGTGGTGTCAAGCGGTCAGCCGGGGCAAACTTATAATATTGGCGGTCATAATGAAAAGCGCAATCTGGAGGTGGTCAAGGCGATTTGTGCGCTATTAGAAGAGATGGCACCGAGCGAGCTGAATCCAAATATTGACAGTTATTCCTGTGAGCCTGGCAGTGCCGACAGTTATCACGCATTGATTAAATTTGTCGCTGACCGCCCGGGGCATGATTTGCGTTACGCCATCGACGCAAGCAAGATTGAGGCGACCTTGGGGTGGCGACCAAGCGAAACCTTTGAATCGGGGCTTCGTAAGACAGTGCGATGGTATCTTGATAACCAGGCCTGTTGCCATCCTTCGTAA
- the lepA gene encoding translation elongation factor 4 — translation MSQPLSHIRNFSIIAHIDHGKSTIADRFIQHCGGLTEREMDQQVLDSMDIERERGITIKAQSVTLLYKANNGETYQLNFIDTPGHVDFSYEVSRSLAACEGALLVVDASQGVEAQTVANCYTAIEQGLEVIPVLNKIDLPAAEPERVKLEIEEIVGIDASEAVSASAKAGIGIVETLEELIKKVPAPVGDLDAPFKALIIDSWFDNYLGVVSLVRVIDGKIAKKTKMRVMSTGEDYEVTDVGIFTPKRSPQAFLGAGEVGYVIAGIKDIDGAPVGDTLTDAKNPVAQRLPGFKPVQPRVFAGLFPISSEDYEDLREALRKLRLNDAALNFEPETSEALGFGFRCGFLGMLHMEIIQERLEREYNLDLISTAPTVVYELLTKKGEVIKIDNPSELPDVGTIAEIREPIIQANILVPQEYIGAVMKLCIDKRGVQKAMSYAGNQISISFELPLNEVVLDFFDRLKSNTRGYASMDYEFKRFQADDLVKVDFLINGEPVDALAVITHRSMAVTRGKEMIEKLKDIIPRQMFEVAIQAAIGGKVIGRTNVKAMRKNVLAKCYGGDVSRKKKLLEKQKEGKKRMKTIGRIELPQEAFMAVLNTGGGDKQ, via the coding sequence ATGTCGCAACCCTTATCTCACATTCGTAATTTTTCGATTATTGCCCACATTGACCATGGCAAATCGACCATTGCCGATCGCTTCATTCAGCATTGCGGTGGTTTAACCGAACGTGAGATGGATCAGCAGGTCTTGGATTCAATGGACATCGAGCGTGAGCGTGGTATCACGATTAAGGCGCAAAGTGTAACTTTATTGTACAAAGCTAACAATGGCGAAACCTATCAGCTTAATTTTATCGATACCCCCGGCCATGTTGATTTTTCCTATGAAGTGTCGCGCTCACTGGCGGCCTGTGAAGGCGCTTTGTTGGTGGTGGATGCGTCTCAAGGGGTAGAAGCTCAAACCGTAGCCAATTGTTATACCGCGATTGAGCAGGGGTTAGAGGTGATTCCGGTTTTAAACAAAATCGATTTGCCCGCGGCTGAACCTGAGCGCGTGAAACTCGAAATTGAAGAAATTGTCGGTATTGATGCGTCAGAGGCTGTGTCGGCCAGCGCGAAAGCGGGTATTGGTATTGTTGAAACCCTAGAAGAACTGATTAAAAAAGTTCCCGCGCCGGTGGGCGATTTGGACGCGCCGTTTAAAGCTTTAATTATTGATTCTTGGTTTGATAATTATCTGGGTGTGGTGTCGCTAGTGCGGGTGATTGATGGCAAAATTGCTAAAAAAACCAAAATGCGTGTCATGTCAACGGGTGAAGATTATGAAGTGACTGACGTGGGTATTTTTACCCCTAAACGCAGTCCGCAAGCCTTTTTAGGTGCCGGAGAGGTAGGCTATGTAATCGCTGGGATTAAGGATATTGATGGGGCACCTGTGGGTGATACCCTAACCGATGCGAAAAATCCAGTAGCACAGCGGTTGCCAGGATTTAAACCGGTACAACCACGCGTTTTTGCCGGTTTATTCCCGATTAGCTCTGAGGATTATGAAGATTTACGTGAAGCCTTGCGCAAGTTACGCTTAAACGATGCGGCCTTGAATTTTGAACCTGAAACCTCGGAAGCCTTGGGTTTTGGTTTTCGTTGTGGCTTTTTGGGTATGCTGCACATGGAGATTATCCAAGAGCGTTTAGAGCGTGAATATAATCTCGATTTAATTAGCACCGCTCCAACGGTAGTTTATGAGTTGTTAACTAAAAAGGGCGAGGTTATCAAAATTGATAACCCGTCTGAACTGCCGGATGTGGGTACTATTGCTGAAATTCGTGAGCCGATTATTCAAGCCAATATTTTGGTGCCACAAGAGTATATTGGTGCGGTAATGAAGTTGTGTATTGATAAGCGCGGCGTGCAAAAAGCAATGAGTTACGCAGGTAATCAAATTTCGATTAGCTTTGAGTTGCCACTGAACGAGGTGGTATTAGACTTTTTTGACCGTCTTAAATCGAATACGCGCGGTTATGCGTCGATGGATTATGAATTTAAACGCTTTCAAGCTGATGATTTGGTCAAGGTCGATTTTTTAATTAATGGTGAGCCGGTAGATGCCTTGGCGGTGATTACGCACCGTTCGATGGCGGTGACGCGCGGTAAAGAAATGATTGAAAAATTGAAAGATATTATTCCACGCCAAATGTTTGAAGTGGCGATTCAAGCGGCGATTGGTGGCAAGGTGATAGGACGTACCAACGTGAAGGCTATGCGCAAAAACGTCTTGGCTAAATGTTATGGTGGTGACGTATCGCGGAAAAAGAAATTGCTAGAGAAGCAAAAAGAAGGTAAAAAACGCATGAAGACAATCGGCCGCATTGAGCTGCCGCAAGAAGCCTTTATGGCCGTGTTAAATACCGGAGGCGGTGATAAACAATGA
- a CDS encoding Wzz/FepE/Etk N-terminal domain-containing protein: MQQNHSELAVSPRQYDDEIDLFELFETLWAQKWLIAAVTALTGVFAFLFVLFAPSKADSYQGEVLLEVATVQMLSGQSAEVVTVEELADLHAIIPKIAGVSSSVNRGDSKVVTLSFGHHSKENVESRLIGAVEIIQARHELLLSRMQNIALIQPTTQVGEISLALVSPKQNRLDKLNLILAVGLVLGLMLGVFIALIRSAIQKRRAKLNESSPSVS, from the coding sequence ATGCAACAAAACCACTCTGAATTAGCTGTTTCGCCACGTCAATATGATGATGAAATTGATTTGTTTGAGTTATTTGAGACGCTTTGGGCGCAAAAATGGCTGATTGCTGCTGTGACGGCTTTAACTGGTGTATTTGCTTTTCTGTTTGTATTGTTCGCACCTTCAAAAGCGGATTCGTATCAGGGGGAGGTATTGCTTGAAGTGGCTACCGTGCAAATGTTATCCGGGCAGTCAGCTGAGGTCGTTACAGTTGAAGAACTTGCAGATTTGCATGCCATAATTCCCAAAATTGCAGGTGTGTCATCTTCGGTGAATCGAGGTGATAGTAAGGTTGTTACATTATCGTTTGGTCATCATTCAAAAGAAAATGTTGAGTCAAGGTTAATCGGCGCGGTCGAAATTATTCAGGCTAGGCATGAGTTGCTTCTTTCACGGATGCAAAATATTGCACTGATTCAGCCAACGACGCAGGTTGGTGAGATTTCGTTAGCACTGGTTTCGCCCAAACAAAATCGCTTAGATAAGCTTAATCTCATTCTTGCAGTCGGTTTAGTATTAGGCTTAATGCTAGGCGTGTTTATCGCGCTTATTCGTTCCGCTATTCAAAAGCGTCGAGCTAAACTGAATGAGTCAAGCCCGTCCGTAAGTTAA
- a CDS encoding DegQ family serine endoprotease, producing the protein MKQAIKQFLVLGCVALPLWLPVKTLAQAPSSFPDFTQLVEQNHQAVVNISTTRTERRNAPPQGQIPPQFRGMPEEFLRHFFGFDPRQESQPRRGPERRAQSVGSGFIISEDGYILTNHHVIDDADTIIVRLSNRKEYQAELIGSDPRTDVALLKVDAEALPIVQIGNSDNLRVGAWVLAIGAPFGLDYTVTKGIVSAKGRNLPDDSYVPFIQTDVAINPGNSGGPLINLDGEVVGINAQIFTRSGGFMGLSFAIPIEIAMNVVEQLRETGQVARGYLGVQVQEVTSDLARSFNMDSPRGALVAQAFPGSPAERAGIQSGDIILKFNDKLIEKSTDLPPAVGITPINKESEVLILRQGEEIIIRTQLAPLDEMASGSSRAAPAMSSEVLNVMLRLVDEEQLKTLNIPFGVEIEQVREGLASRSGLIQGDILVSINFQPLRSIEDVDKALKAVPAGQSVPLRVIRNGRSNFIALTLE; encoded by the coding sequence ATGAAACAAGCAATTAAACAATTTTTAGTGTTGGGCTGTGTTGCCTTGCCGTTGTGGTTGCCAGTTAAGACCCTGGCCCAAGCACCGTCGTCCTTTCCAGACTTTACTCAATTAGTCGAGCAGAATCATCAAGCGGTGGTCAATATTTCGACCACGCGCACTGAGCGGCGCAATGCTCCGCCGCAAGGACAAATTCCGCCTCAGTTTAGAGGGATGCCTGAGGAGTTTTTACGCCACTTTTTTGGTTTTGATCCGCGTCAAGAATCGCAACCCCGCCGTGGCCCAGAGCGTCGCGCTCAGTCAGTTGGTTCGGGATTTATTATCAGTGAAGACGGTTACATCCTTACTAACCATCATGTTATTGATGATGCCGACACGATTATTGTGCGTTTAAGCAACCGTAAAGAGTATCAAGCTGAGTTGATTGGCAGTGACCCTCGCACCGATGTCGCGTTGTTAAAGGTTGATGCGGAAGCTTTGCCGATCGTCCAAATTGGTAATTCTGACAATTTGCGGGTTGGAGCGTGGGTATTAGCCATTGGTGCGCCTTTTGGTTTGGATTACACCGTGACTAAGGGGATTGTTAGTGCCAAAGGGCGTAACCTGCCGGATGATAGTTATGTGCCCTTTATTCAAACGGATGTGGCGATTAACCCTGGTAACTCAGGTGGTCCGCTGATTAACCTGGATGGCGAAGTGGTCGGCATTAACGCTCAAATTTTCACGCGTAGTGGTGGCTTTATGGGCCTATCATTTGCAATTCCGATTGAAATTGCGATGAATGTGGTTGAACAATTACGTGAAACGGGGCAGGTGGCGCGTGGTTATCTCGGGGTGCAGGTGCAGGAGGTGACCAGTGATTTAGCGCGTTCATTTAATATGGATTCGCCACGTGGTGCGTTGGTGGCGCAAGCCTTCCCAGGTTCGCCTGCCGAGCGTGCGGGGATTCAATCGGGTGATATTATTTTGAAGTTTAATGACAAACTCATTGAAAAATCGACTGATTTACCGCCAGCGGTAGGGATTACGCCAATTAACAAAGAGTCAGAAGTATTGATTTTGCGTCAGGGTGAAGAAATCATTATTCGCACTCAGTTAGCGCCATTGGATGAAATGGCAAGTGGTAGCAGTCGTGCCGCCCCCGCTATGTCTAGTGAAGTGTTGAATGTGATGTTGCGCTTGGTAGATGAAGAACAGCTTAAAACGCTCAATATTCCGTTTGGGGTCGAGATTGAGCAGGTACGTGAAGGTTTAGCGAGTCGCAGTGGCCTGATCCAAGGCGATATTTTAGTGAGCATTAATTTTCAGCCATTACGCAGCATCGAAGATGTGGACAAAGCATTAAAAGCCGTTCCTGCTGGTCAATCAGTGCCTTTGCGGGTGATTCGTAATGGTCGCTCTAACTTTATTGCACTCACGCTTGAATAG
- a CDS encoding putative bifunctional diguanylate cyclase/phosphodiesterase, whose product MSISSQLQRIFADQPQLQAALLSSLVDYAHEAVGLVSDTGRLILLNPAFEGFLKFPAQDLLNRRLWFLRSLNGRRGISSQVQQALIEQGVWAGEYRIQTGLYDFRDIMLTLVDLAQNLDAHSGDASYTLVIFHDLSQQKHQELQLKQLANFDKITGLPSRQLFSEKVEWLKQNQQNFKFGLLCIDLDGFKLINDQYGHDIGDKLLKKVAMRLSSKMRSEDILSRFGGDEFLGLVHHVPDDPQLLAILLNRLLAAASEPMTINGIKLQVSCSIGVTLADNHAFESVDILLRQADHAMYQAKIEGKNRYHVFDPAQEAWQKERHSHFKRMREAMHLDELRVVYLPIVSLKTGELKGAEALVRWQHPEHGLLDPRHFMPIIEDHMVEVELGWWVMDRVLTDMQQWQTLGFDCRVNVNVSSRQLEQGDFNERLFHKLSHFNAPQPFKLELEILESGVFESLPDLSGKLNELKSHDIRLAVDDFGTGYSSFDYLRKLSLDSLKVDRSFVANMLESAEDRAILASMIALGHAFHLDVVAEGVETLEHAKQLQTMGCDYAQGYGIAKPMPANELMAWAKTWSIVSFG is encoded by the coding sequence ATGTCTATTTCATCTCAGTTGCAAAGGATTTTTGCAGACCAACCTCAGCTACAGGCTGCGCTTTTATCCAGCTTGGTAGACTATGCTCATGAGGCTGTGGGCCTGGTATCGGATACTGGGCGTTTAATTCTGCTAAATCCAGCGTTTGAGGGGTTTTTAAAGTTTCCGGCTCAGGATTTACTTAATCGTCGATTATGGTTTTTACGTTCACTTAATGGACGGCGTGGAATCAGCTCTCAGGTGCAACAGGCTTTAATAGAACAAGGTGTATGGGCCGGGGAGTATCGGATTCAAACCGGCCTTTATGACTTTCGCGACATCATGTTAACCCTGGTAGATCTAGCGCAAAATCTTGATGCGCATTCTGGTGATGCAAGCTATACACTGGTTATTTTTCACGATCTGTCTCAGCAAAAACATCAGGAATTGCAGCTGAAACAACTCGCCAATTTTGACAAGATTACCGGCTTGCCGAGCCGCCAGTTATTTTCAGAAAAAGTGGAATGGCTCAAGCAAAATCAACAAAACTTTAAGTTTGGCTTGTTGTGTATTGATTTAGATGGCTTTAAGTTGATTAATGATCAATATGGTCATGACATTGGTGATAAGTTGCTAAAAAAAGTGGCGATGCGCTTAAGCAGCAAAATGCGCTCTGAGGATATTTTGTCGCGTTTTGGCGGTGATGAGTTTTTGGGCTTGGTGCACCATGTGCCAGATGATCCGCAGTTGCTGGCGATTTTATTGAACCGTTTGTTAGCCGCGGCCTCCGAACCCATGACGATTAATGGCATTAAGCTGCAGGTGTCTTGCAGTATTGGAGTGACGCTGGCAGATAATCATGCTTTTGAGAGTGTGGATATTTTATTGCGCCAAGCTGACCATGCCATGTATCAAGCCAAAATTGAGGGCAAGAATCGTTATCATGTATTTGATCCGGCGCAAGAGGCTTGGCAAAAAGAACGTCATAGTCATTTTAAACGTATGCGTGAAGCGATGCATTTGGATGAGTTGCGGGTGGTCTATTTGCCGATTGTGTCACTAAAAACTGGTGAATTGAAAGGGGCGGAAGCCTTAGTGCGATGGCAACATCCTGAACATGGACTTTTAGATCCGCGCCATTTTATGCCGATTATTGAAGATCACATGGTCGAGGTTGAGCTGGGTTGGTGGGTGATGGACCGGGTGTTGACCGACATGCAGCAATGGCAAACGCTAGGTTTTGATTGTCGGGTGAATGTGAATGTGTCGTCACGCCAATTGGAACAGGGCGATTTTAATGAGCGTCTATTTCATAAATTAAGCCACTTTAACGCCCCACAACCGTTTAAGTTAGAGTTAGAAATACTAGAGTCAGGCGTGTTTGAATCTTTGCCAGACTTATCCGGTAAGCTAAATGAGTTAAAGTCCCATGACATTAGATTGGCGGTTGATGATTTTGGAACCGGCTATTCGTCTTTTGATTATTTACGCAAGCTCTCACTTGATTCGTTGAAAGTTGACCGTAGCTTTGTTGCCAACATGCTAGAAAGTGCTGAAGATCGTGCGATTTTAGCGAGTATGATCGCGTTGGGTCATGCTTTTCACTTAGATGTGGTGGCCGAAGGGGTGGAAACCCTTGAACATGCCAAGCAGCTGCAAACCATGGGCTGTGATTATGCCCAGGGTTATGGGATTGCCAAGCCGATGCCTGCGAATGAGTTGATGGCTTGGGCAAAAACCTGGTCAATAGTCAGTTTTGGCTGA
- a CDS encoding SoxR reducing system RseC family protein — MTEDLTAYGQVVRIDGDWAWVQTRRESGCHSCQSQGSCSTGTLSRWLAQSTQQDVRVAAIPGLVVGQQVELRLAGNRLVWQAFLAYGAPLLAFLAAGLLASWLWPSAGEFVIILGSLLGLGLAWWGLSKYHQPTMPVIHRVLETQNGPERMYETSN, encoded by the coding sequence ATGACTGAAGACTTAACCGCTTACGGCCAAGTTGTGCGAATTGACGGCGATTGGGCATGGGTGCAAACTCGGCGCGAGTCGGGCTGTCATTCGTGTCAATCGCAAGGCAGTTGTAGCACAGGTACCTTATCGCGTTGGCTTGCCCAATCAACTCAGCAGGATGTGCGGGTCGCGGCCATACCAGGCCTGGTGGTTGGACAGCAAGTCGAATTACGCTTAGCGGGTAATCGGCTAGTGTGGCAGGCTTTTTTAGCCTATGGCGCGCCGCTGTTGGCATTTTTGGCGGCGGGGTTATTAGCCAGTTGGTTGTGGCCGAGTGCGGGGGAGTTTGTGATAATTTTAGGGAGCCTGCTAGGCTTAGGCTTGGCGTGGTGGGGCCTATCCAAGTATCATCAACCCACAATGCCGGTAATTCACCGTGTTTTAGAAACCCAAAACGGACCTGAGAGGATGTATGAAACAAGCAATTAA
- the nadB gene encoding L-aspartate oxidase: MNTDILIIGSGIAGLSLALKLAQHYRVTVLAKSSLNEGSSQYAQGGIAAVLDPFDSVDAHVQDTLIAGAGLCEEPAVRFVAEHAHQAIQELIQMGVPFSPALQPDSSFPFHLTQEGGHSYRRIIHAADHTGQSVIDTLIQTVHNTPNITLLPNHMTVDLLLDRQRQECIGAYVLDKAAGQIFPLKAAVTVLATGGASKAYLYTSNPDTSTGDGIAMAWRAGCRVGNMEFNQFHPTCLYHPQDRSFLISEAVRGEGGRLVLANGEAFMHKYHPDGELAPRDVVARAIDQEMKTRGIDCVYLDISHKPAAFLQNHFPTIYQRCLKVGIDMTQQPIPVVPAAHYTCGGVVTNLQGQTDLARLYAIGETAYTGLHGANRLASNSLLEGLVFAEAARQDILSKPLTQPLKNPKPWDTSKVSRAKERILVSHDWDEVRRVMWDYVGIVRTNSRLARALSRINTLEAEVEEFYRHHLLDVDTLELRNLTLVAKLMVRSAQARQESRGLHYNLDYPDMLADSHATILSPLAS, encoded by the coding sequence TTGAATACAGACATTCTGATTATTGGCAGTGGTATTGCCGGGTTATCGCTGGCGCTGAAACTAGCCCAGCATTATCGCGTCACCGTCCTCGCTAAATCGAGCCTAAATGAAGGCAGCTCTCAATATGCTCAAGGTGGTATTGCCGCCGTACTCGACCCCTTTGATAGTGTGGACGCCCATGTGCAAGATACCCTAATTGCCGGTGCCGGTTTATGTGAAGAGCCCGCCGTCCGATTTGTCGCCGAACATGCGCACCAAGCGATTCAAGAACTGATTCAAATGGGCGTACCCTTTAGTCCGGCACTGCAACCGGATAGCAGCTTTCCTTTTCACCTCACCCAAGAAGGCGGTCACAGCTATCGACGCATTATCCACGCTGCCGACCACACCGGCCAAAGCGTTATCGACACCCTCATCCAAACTGTTCACAACACGCCCAATATCACTCTACTGCCTAACCATATGACGGTAGATTTATTATTGGATCGCCAACGCCAAGAATGTATTGGCGCCTATGTATTAGACAAGGCTGCGGGACAAATTTTTCCGCTCAAAGCAGCTGTGACCGTACTCGCAACCGGTGGCGCCTCCAAAGCCTATCTTTACACCAGCAATCCCGACACCTCAACCGGTGATGGTATAGCCATGGCTTGGCGTGCGGGCTGTCGCGTGGGCAATATGGAGTTTAATCAGTTTCACCCCACTTGTTTATACCACCCGCAAGACCGCTCGTTTTTAATTTCTGAAGCGGTGCGTGGTGAAGGCGGTCGGCTGGTATTAGCTAATGGCGAAGCCTTTATGCATAAATACCATCCTGATGGTGAATTGGCACCGCGTGATGTAGTGGCCCGCGCTATTGACCAAGAAATGAAAACCCGTGGCATAGATTGTGTGTATTTAGATATTAGTCATAAACCCGCTGCGTTTTTGCAAAACCACTTCCCAACCATTTACCAACGCTGTTTGAAAGTAGGCATTGATATGACCCAACAACCGATACCGGTGGTGCCGGCTGCCCATTACACTTGCGGTGGTGTTGTCACCAATCTACAAGGTCAAACAGACTTAGCCAGGTTATACGCCATAGGTGAAACGGCCTATACCGGTTTGCATGGCGCCAACCGCCTAGCCAGCAATTCGTTGTTAGAAGGATTAGTCTTTGCAGAAGCTGCTCGTCAAGATATTTTAAGTAAACCCCTCACCCAACCGCTCAAAAACCCTAAGCCTTGGGATACCAGTAAAGTCAGCCGTGCCAAAGAGCGTATCTTAGTGAGTCATGACTGGGATGAGGTCAGACGGGTGATGTGGGATTATGTTGGGATCGTGCGCACCAATAGCCGACTCGCGCGCGCGTTAAGTCGTATTAATACATTAGAGGCCGAGGTCGAAGAGTTTTATCGTCATCATTTGCTGGATGTCGATACCCTTGAATTACGCAACTTAACTTTGGTGGCCAAATTAATGGTACGTTCGGCGCAAGCTCGGCAAGAAAGTCGAGGCTTACATTACAACCTCGACTATCCGGATATGCTAGCAGACAGCCACGCGACGATTTTGTCACCCTTGGCGTCCTAG